TGGCCACAGCCCCAGTGCAGTCACTGAGCTTCTGTCACAAAGCAAGCTGAAACAGACAGTGTACAGTAGCTAGATTATGCTTTTGTTAAGAAATAATTCCACTCGTACAAAGTGTGTTATGATCAGTATAATGAGGGGATTTGTTCCAGCTATGTTTGGTAACTGTAAATGACTCTTCAAGATATAAACTAGAGCATGAAAACACCACCGGATGTTGTCGTATCCTTTCCACCTGTGACACTCTGCCCAGTGTGTGCTAGTTTTGAGGAACTTCTTCAGCAGACAGGTTTAAAGCAGGAGACATTTCAGGCCAGTTTTTTACAAGTGTGAACCATTTGAACAAAGCACCTGCCACGTGCATTGAGCAGCAGTGTGCGttttcaatttgatgttatttgaaaatatcacTCAGTGGACTCTTTAGCAGGTGCCACACTCTCATGCACCCCTCAGCCGTAACCCAACTCTTTGCTGAGTCAATGCCTCGGCAGGGGAAAGGGTACATTGCCTCCAATTAAATTCAACCAACCAACAGCTAGCGGCTCTGCCTCCGTACACTGCTTTGTTTCCAATCAATTCCAACCTCAACCCCCCCCTCTTCCCAACCAAAGAATAATTATAAATCATCTCTCGACTAATATGGTCAAGGACAGAGCCTCTAGCCTCTCCCAAAAACAGATTTACAATGCCTCGTGCAAAGAGCTTAATCAAGCGCGTGAATGCTGAGGCGGCTTGCTCGTAATGATCTCATTCTGCTTAAAAAGTCATTACGGGTTATATGGGGGGATGTGGAGAGACATAATCAGTTTTTGATATTTATTGTGAAGACGTTCACTAGCATGCACCGGGAGCTGGTCGTTTTAAAGCCAAGTGGGGCACGACTAGAGTAAGCAATTATGTGCTGTCAGAGCTTTTAGCCATGCAGTAAAACAGCACCATTTATATCAAGCTGACTTCTACTGTTAATTTCGCACTAGCTGTGCATCCTATTATATGTGCACTGTCAGCCTTTTTCATTGTTCGTCCAGCTATGACTGCTGTCTTCCCTTCTAATTCACTCTTCTGGTTGCTTTTCACCTCATTGCCAGGAAGTGCACTGGGGACACAAAATGGCATCGCAATCTCCCTTTCAATGGATTACAGTAAAGCTGAGGAAGCCATTTGACATtgatggtttgtttttaaacctACAAATCTTACATTTGATTAACTATTTACACAAGCTTAGAGAGACAAGATTGATTGAATAAGATTTCAGTGGCCAGATATCATTAAAATGGATCTAAAAATTtctgatgaaaataaatgtagtctTTGCCGGAACTGATCGATATTTAGATAATGCCAAATGTatgaagacagaaagagagCAGGAAACGTATTTGAAAGGAGTAGGGAGACGTGCCCTTGAATAcatttgtgatttaaaaaattcaaattcaagctAGGCCTGACTAAAGCACTCAGCAGCACCAGCACAGTGGAGAGTAACATTAAGCTAAGCTGTCATGTCTTATTCCTTCACTTATAATTACAATCATTCTTCTGGATTTGTATCATTCTActggacattttttattttatttgtttgtaaatgtatgcatttgtcTTTGGAATTCTTTCTCAAGCCACTAAATGGGAACTGGAATAACATTAAGCATTGAGAAAAGACATCTatacaaatgtttgttttccttaagtggtaatatatatatatatatatatatatatatatatatatatatatatatatatatacactcacctaaaggattattaggaacacctgttcaatttctcattaatgcaattatctaaccaaccaatcacatggcagttgcttcaatgcatttaggggtgtggtcctggtcaagacaatctcctgaactccaaactgaatgtctgaatgggaaagaaaggtgatttaagcaattttgagcgtggcatggttgttggtgccagacgggccggtctgagtatttcacaatctgctcagttactgggattttcatgcacaaccatttctagggtttacaaagaatggtgtgaaaagggaaaaacatccagtatgcggcagtcctgtgggcgaaaatgccttgttgatgctagaggtcagaggagaatgggccgactgattcaagctgatagaagagcaactttgactgaaataaccactcgttacaaccgaggtatgcagcaaagcatttgtgaagccacaacacgtacaaccttgaggcggatgggctacaacagcagaagaccccaccgggtaccactcatctccactacaaataggaaaaagaggctacaatttgcacaagctcaccaaaattggacagttgaagactggaaaaatgttgcctggtctgatgagtctcgatttctgttgagacattcagatggtagagtcagaatttggcgtaaacagaatgagaacatggatccatcatgccttgttaccactgtgcaggctggtggtggtggtgtaatggtgtgggggatgttttcttggcacactttaggccccttagtgccaattgggcatcgtttaaatgccacggcctacctgagcattgtttctgaccatgtccatccctttatgaccaccatgtacccatcctctgatggctacttccagcaggataatgcaccatgtcacaaaggtcgaatcatttcaaattggtttcttgaacatgacaatgagttcactgtactaaactggcccccacagtcaccagatctcaacccaatagagcatctttgggatgtggtggaacgggagcttcgtgccctggatgtgcatcccacaaatctccatcaactgcaagatgctatcctatcaatatgggccaacatttctaaagaatgctttcagcaccttgttgaatcaatgccacgtagaattaaggcagttctgaaggcgaaagggggtcaaacacagtattagtatggtgttcctaataatcctttaggtgagtgtatatatatatatattcaagaaGACAAAATCAAGATTCTTAAAACAGGTGcccaaaatacattaaaaaaacacacaacctactcaacaaCACCAAAATCAATACCTGATGGTGATTTTCCCCTGGGTAAATGGAGGGAATCTCTTGTGACTGATGAGTgggttgaagttttgatttaatccaggtcAAGCATTCAACTACAACCTTGAGAAACCATTTAATTAACCTCCAGTTAAGGTAAATCCCATTAAGAATGCATATATTAATACTCAATTAGATTAATTTAGGGTTGTAAAAACATTTCCTCACCTTTACCACTAAAGCTGCACAGTTTATGTGGTGCAATGAAAGCAGTGTCACTTAATCAGGCAAAATGGTCTTTATGAttatgttatttatgatttaaagTATGTTATTTCAGATTTAAACTTGGGGATCTTTCTAATTACAAAAGAGTCTAACTTACCTTACCAACAAGTGTTAACTCTCAATAAGAAGTGTGTGGTGTGCACACATACAGCAGGTTCAAAGAGGAAGTTCTTGTCTTGTTAATTTACATCCTTGGCGTAGTTAAAGGATTTCAGTTAGGAAGACAACATGTTCTTGCTAATGGATACTCCAAGATTAAGGGTATTTACAAAAGTGTCTTTTTCACTTGTTTGTATCAGTAATTAAACTTCCAATTTGCTTTGAATTTGAGCAATAATGGCTTGCCTAGAGGTTTCATGCAAATGTTAGTGTAACTGGAGAGTAGCAAACAGATGTAGTTGTAGGGattcaaaaaaacaacaacccaacCCTACCCTTTGTTTGCTTACATTTAGAAAACATGGGCAAATaacattgaattaaaataaactaataaatctACTCACTAGGCTGCTTCTgaagaacaaataaatatagaattaTGCATCACTACATATCACATCAATCATTTTTCATTGTCCACATATAAGCTATGCAATCTCCTTCAATATGTCAGCTTACGTTTAAAAAACAGATTGTTTATACTAACATACACTagcattatcatcatcataaaaacaGCAGCTGAAAAACCATCCAATGATGTTCCAATTGCAGTAATTTTCACATTGGTCATGATTACCAAATGCTTAGTTAGCAATTTACAATGGGATTGTGGGCATTTACTTTACaaacaccaaataaataaatattgagagACACACATTGCTTTCAAAAGTAGATTCATTAAGTCATCAAGCAACAGAAATTCAATATTCAAAGTTTAGCCAAATGTTCTAGATTACATCAAATACTGAAAAAAGGTTTATAAGGACAGTAGACGCTAACATCTCAGTTGAACACAAAAATAAGTATCAAAGCATAACAAAAGATGACTAAGATCAGTGGCTGACTCGAGAGTGGATGCAGTGTAAATGATAGAGCCCTTCCTTCAACTGGAAAACAGTTATATATGATTGTCGTCATGCTCCAGGACTTCAACAGTACCGGAATTAAAATGACAAAGCGGTTTGCAGCAGGGAAACAGAATACAGTTGCATTCATGCATTTTATGGGAAAAGATTGCAtagctgtttaaaaaaaaactgtctttTGTGTCCTTGGTGCCAGTGCTGTGCTTTTTGttctgttcattttgttttccttgacGCACACCAGCCATCctggtctttatttatttatgttgaatCACTACCCCCTTTTGGAGCGTAAAAGGCTCtccctttgaaaaaaaaaagaagagattTGACTTCATATTTCCAATGTGCCagacacacattaaaaaagagaaagcCCAACAGTTCAATCACGAAGATGTCAAAAGAAATCCGTAATTACTGTGATCCTGTAGGAGGTACTGCAATAAccccaaatgtttttttttttttttgctttgttttcaattgtccttttctttcttttcttcttcttaggaAATAAAAGCAGAATTTCCTTTACCATATAGTACTTAACAGAGCTGTGAACAGTCTATGAAAAAAGGCAtgcatttttgtattcttttccTCTTAAAACTCAAAATAGCCCATGGCCTGTGCTTcctgtaaaaacaacaacaaaaaataaattcaataaaaataaaatattcaagaaTCCTGCAAAATCCAGCCCAgtatttccctttttttaacAGACATATCATTCAAGATACAAGTAAGACACAAGGAAATATCTCCTGACGTGGTGGACAGGCTCTGCACTGCATCGCAGAGACAGCAGTGGACAGGGTTTATTCATAGGGTCACTGGCGTGTGTTGTGGAGTGTTACGTCTGGTTTCTCAGTGGAGCACGTAGTGAGAGCCCGAGCATGGGGGGACCTCCCTGTCACTGTCCTACTGGACATCAGTGGTCCCAAACACCTGAGGGCAGGACACCCGGTGACATCATTGCTTTTTCTCTGCACATCCTCCCTGGATTTGCTCATATTCGTATGTGGAAGGTGctgcaaattaaaacaattacagaAATTAGAACTGATATCCATCCATTCACTTTCAATAACCACATCATCCAGTACAGGTTTAAGTGGAAACACTTAAAAACTGCTGTCTTTAATTGATCCCCAAGCACCCTGACAGAGCTTTGCCAAACATAATGGGCACAAATTGCACCAAACCAGGCTGCAAAGTTTGTAGAGACTTACCCAAAAAGacctgcagctgtaattgctgccaaaggtgttcCCATCAAATACTGAGTTGATGGTTTGGAATACTTATACAGTCAAACGTTTTTCAAATTTTTTGTATCATACACTTAAAAGTcttcagtttgagcattcaagtttttaataaaaaatgaagttaaaaaaatgtgtatgtatggCTACTGTATATTCGAAACCGCATACTACCCTACTACATACTGCACAAGTACACACTGCATGCTACATAATGATTTTCTGACTGGTAAGCAGTACAGTATGTGAATGTGAAGGATGATGGGATGCAGTATTCATTATCACAAGAAAATCTCATAGACCCAAAGCCTTATCATAGCACAGATAAATAAGTTCAGAAAGCagatccagtcagtcagtgtgaccTCCTCTAAACACTatgttggaaaataaaaaacagactcCTCTTATGTGATGAGACTCCTCTTGTTTCAAAGacaaagttttgttttaatgagaaGTTGTTGCCCCTGTGCACATGCAAGGATGTATTACACATCATAGAGATTGTCCTCTGTCAATAATGGCTGGCTCAGTAGCTATGACAGGTGATAGTTTAAGGAATTGGTATTAAAAAAGAATATCATAATGTCATAATTCGGTCACCATCAATCACCCTGGTTGCACATCTTAAGTGTTTCATTTCTTCCTGTTGTAAGGGATCTGGGCAGACTGATTCCCCAAGGCACTTTACACATTTCTTGGCTTTTCCATTGAAAAGCATTATATGCCACTCTGGCACCAACATGAGGTGAACTTGCCCTTAATGATTTACAAAGCAATTTCCTGCAAGAAAAATATAGCCAGTCTTGAAGAACAGATCACTTGCCGACTGCCAGAGCAGAGTGTTAATGCTCCCATTAAACTACAAGCACGCTTCTAATGATAACATTTTAGAGTGAAATTCAGTCCCCAAAATGTAATTTCCCCAAACACAGTGATTGAAAATGTCATTTAAGATTGGTTTGAAAAGTCAAGAGCAAAGTGGATGTTTAGAACTGTATTGAAGTATTGCAGTGGAGCCTATATGTTAATTGTTATCAGAGTGGCACAGATGTGTAGTTTTAGCAATAATTCCAATTAAAACTGGGGATTAGGGAATGGACATACCATAAAATAGACTGTAAAGCACATCTGTGAAACTACAGATGTGACCATGTACAAAGCAGGTGTAAGTGAAACGCTGTGATATCATATGCAGTGTGAGAGGAGACaaagttaaaatacaaaatatatattaggttTATATACACCATGTTGCCTGCGAACTTTGTATGTATTCTTTGTGTGTGATACATAGAAATGATTTCACAAATTGCTACAGTTAGAATTCTTTATGCTTTTTGGTTTTCACAGAAACGctgcaaaaaatattaaatgaaatGCAAGCTCAGTGTACAATTAACACTGCTGATGAGACCCAGAAGACGCAAGAGGCCTGTCTGAATACAAATGAGAATCCATCAGTATTTCCACAAATACgccaaacagagctatttcagCCTTGCCTTATAGAGCAGTAGAGTTCACTGTAGAGACACACAGCAAACAGAACCAGAATAACACATGACAgctttctatacattttgcagcCATAATCTGAGAACAGCTAGGCCATTACACACACCTAAGAAATAATGCCAGTACAGCTCCAAGCTGTACCAAAATGTTTCACATCTTATTACCAACATGTGATGCCCAGACTTTTACAAACCTTTCAAGCCGGTGTATTAAATCCTACATTACTATATAAATTTTGGGTATGAATCAGGCATCTGCAATTACCTTAAAAAGTCAGGAGCCCTGGAGATCATATTTTCAAAGTCTGCAAAGGCTAGCTTGCCGTCTCCATCCAGATCTGCTTCCTCGATCACTTTCTCACACACCAAATTCACCTCCTCAGCTGTGAGCTCCTCTCGTGTCAACTTATTCAGGGTTTTCTCCAAGTCCTCCTTGCAGATAAAATTGTCTGTGTTGAAATCTGGAGACAGatagaaggagaaggaggagaagaagaagaagaagaagaagaagaagaagaagaagaagaagaagaagaagaagaagaatttaaAAGAGGAAAGGTCTAAGCCTCTGAAGGCATTCATTTCACTTTAGTTCAGAGATAAGTGAATTTAATATGAtagcatacaccgatcagccataacattatgaccactgacaggtgaagtgaataacactgataatctcgttatcatggcacctgtcagtgggtgggatatattaggcagcaagtgaacattttgtcctcaaagttgatgtgttagaagcaggaaaaatgggcaagcgtaaggatctgagcgattttgacaagggccaaattgtgatggctagacaactgggtcagagcatctccaaaactgcagctcttgtggggtgttcccggtctgcagtggtcagtacctatcaaaagtggtccaaggaaggaaactggcgacagggtcatgggtggccaaggctcattgatcacatggggagcgaaggctggcgaaggcccacctcgcaacttacaggacttaaaggatctgctgctaacgtcttggtgccagataccacagcacaccttcagaggtctagtggagtcaatGCCACAATGggacagggctgttttggtggcaaaagggggacctaaaCAATATTacgcaggtggtcataatgttatggctgatcggtgtataaagacatttatatttttacttataCTATCATTTTATGCAGAGGATATAGGAAAATGAatggtaattattttaaatctgtgaGATTTCataatatgaaatacatatatgtgtgtgactTAGTCATCAAACATAAAaacagttacaatttacagttaAAAATACCAAACAATCACTGAGGTGACTtaccatatattttaaatgcatatatggCCTTTAGCTCTCGAGGAGCCATTTCACTGAGAACTGAAAACATATCCACAAAATCATTGAAGCTGAGGTTGCCCTGCCCGTCTTCAGAGAATGACTCCACAATGCGGTCCTTAAAGGGATTCTCCTGTGAGGTAATAAATGTTAAAGCTGTTTTATACCCTTGCAACAATTATCAAGGAAATTAATAAGAAAGCTCAATGGCCTCTAGGAAATAGACAAACAGTACTATCTATCAGtgtaaaaagaaagacaaaaagagCATTTATGTTCATTTTACATTATACGAGCTTCACTGAATCAGTAACATGGCAATGATTATCAGGGAACAGAATAAGAGTCAACAGCCTCTGTGAATCGGATTTATCCATCAGTGTAAAACAgacttaagaaaacaaaacaacaccaacTGTCAGAGAGTGACTGCTTTACAGTACTAATAAACAAAAGCTGTGAAAAGTCTAGAGTTAACCACAGGCCTGGAAACCAACTCACAGACAATAAATTCAAGGAGTGCAATTAAACTAGCAGGTCATAAACATTCATCAGTTCAAGAAAATCAGAAATCAGAGCCGAGGAAGTGGATGGACATTTAAAAGATGCATTATACAGCATGATAATCAGGCTTATAAACAACAAAGACTGATGCAGACATAACACTTATAACTCCATTTGACAAGTGATCAAATATACCCATTTGTAAGAATCTATCAAGTTCATGTGAGTGAtattcaaaaaaacaaaagtggcaaagcactgaaaacaatgtgg
The genomic region above belongs to Amia ocellicauda isolate fAmiCal2 chromosome 4, fAmiCal2.hap1, whole genome shotgun sequence and contains:
- the cib2 gene encoding calcium and integrin-binding family member 2; protein product: MGNKQTIFTDEQLDAYQDCTFFTRKEILRLHGRYHELAPNLVPMDYTNDPDVKLPIQLIVNMPELKENPFKDRIVESFSEDGQGNLSFNDFVDMFSVLSEMAPRELKAIYAFKIYDFNTDNFICKEDLEKTLNKLTREELTAEEVNLVCEKVIEEADLDGDGKLAFADFENMISRAPDFLSTFHIRI